The region CTTCTGATCTTCAGCGATTCGAATCCGATTCAGAAGGCCATAGATCCATCTGCGATGTCTTCTTTCATCCTCCCCGATTTTCCTTAACGTCTCGGCTATTTCATTCTTTCCGTTCTCCTCGGCGAACTGGGCGGCATCCATCTTCATCACATGAGATCTCCTCTCATCCTCCAGGAACCCCTCCAGACTTTCCCTAAGCGTTCTCATCTCGCCTATGAACTTCGATATCCTAACGGCGTGATTGAGCTCCTCATGCGACATCTGCTTTAGGTAGGCCGCTATCTCGCCCTTGCCTTCCTCGTCCGCCAACCTCGCTATGAAGAGCAACATCCCGACCCTGGAGGTTTCCCAGTTCATCATATCCCTCAGTATCTCGCTCATCGTCTCATCAGGGGAGGGATGTGTCTCCTCGTATGAGGGCCATTCGGGGTTCTCCATGACCCTTCTAAGCCTGGAGAGGATCTTAAGCAGGCTTATCCTCTCCTCCTCATCGAGACGGGCTATGGTTTCCCTCCAGAAATCCTCCGTGCTTCTGGGCTTCTGCTCGAATAACTCCTTGCCCTTCGAGGTCAGCTTCACCGTCACCCGTCTCCTATCCTTCGGGTCCCTTTTTCGTTCGATCCATCCATCCCTCTGGAGCCTGTCCGCTATTCCGGAGACGGTGCTGCTTGTAAGGCCGAGGTGGCCGCTGAGCTCACCTATGCTCAATCCCTCCTCGTGCCAATGGAGATGCTGTAACGCTTTGAACTGCGTGACGGTG is a window of Candidatus Poribacteria bacterium DNA encoding:
- a CDS encoding MarR family transcriptional regulator, coding for MAGLADIARQVMDVFNRIQEAIKARYVRQITPYKLTVTQFKALQHLHWHEEGLSIGELSGHLGLTSSTVSGIADRLQRDGWIERKRDPKDRRRVTVKLTSKGKELFEQKPRSTEDFWRETIARLDEEERISLLKILSRLRRVMENPEWPSYEETHPSPDETMSEILRDMMNWETSRVGMLLFIARLADEEGKGEIAAYLKQMSHEELNHAVRISKFIGEMRTLRESLEGFLEDERRSHVMKMDAAQFAEENGKNEIAETLRKIGEDERRHRRWIYGLLNRIRIAEDQKAYAE